In Schizosaccharomyces osmophilus chromosome 1, complete sequence, the genomic window ATGTGCCTCCTCAACTCATGTTTGTGCATATGGGACAGTCAGCCATCAAAGAGCTTCATTGGCATAAGCAAATCCCTGGTACCATTGTTTCTACTGCTCAAACGGGTTTGAACGTCTTCAAGACGATTAcattttaatattttatgGAAATGAGGAAAGCACGTTTTAGTGATATTATAAACGTacatatttttttttggaaaccaCGATAGGAAATGTTGAATGGTGtgcatctttggtttttcttaAGTTTCTATCGTTGCAAAATTATTGGGTTTTTGGCTTATTATTGGTTAGACATTTGAATAAAATGGATTCTTTCTAACTACGACTTTTTCAATGGGAGAATTGTCGCGTAAACGAGAAGATACTCAAGGTAGTTTTATCATCGTTCACGTTAAGAAAAGAGTCAAACTCAGGGTGTAGCGAAGTAACCATTGATATCTTCGCAGGTGTTTTATTCCTTCTCTTAAGCTTTATCGtctccttttcttcttcgctcaatatttgtttttgtttactactGCGGATATGTTGCACAGCGGTATGCAAATTAAAATTGGCTTTCAAACGCTTTAGTCAATGTAACGTACTATACTATATAACCAAAGTAGGTCTATAACATATAAACACTAATGTACACTAAATGCTTTAACGCATTGCGAAGTACCTTTGCAAACCATGCTATTTCTACTCTCGAAGATTCTTGAGTCTTCGATCCTCTCACTATGGCCGGCAGTATAAAGCCTGCAGCAAGCAACAGAACAACagcaaaacgaaaaagctGGGAcgcgtttgtttactacaTACTTTGGAGCGAATTTTTCGtgttttgaatttgtttacgttgGAAAATGTCTGCAACATCTGTAAACCCTAACAATTGGTAAGTTTGGTGAGTGAGGTTCAATTCAACCAGAAAATATCAGTTTTTGCTTGTAAATGCTACTCAAACGAGAAGCAATGGAGGAGGGAAGTATGAATCATGCATCTGAGtcatttcctttgctttttcgCGTGTTTTTAAGCATCAATGTCCTGTTTAACGGACTTCTCGTGAGGAGCTTTACTGGGTTCCTTGAATTTTAAGTCATTGACTGGAAAGGATCCTTGGAATGCCATAAGACACTTGCTGTAAtcatatatattttctttggttgTTTCTCTTTGATCCTTTGTTCGGTTTGGAAAACTATTCGCTAACAATTGTTTGAAATAGGCACTGGACTAGCAAGGATTGTCGGATCTGGACTAGGGAGTACCTTGACAATGAGCTTACCAAGGTCTCGGTGGATGAAGGCGACAAGAAGGCCGCCATTACGCGAGTTATAAGTTGTGAAGGTGATGTGGATGTTGCTATGCGGAAACGTAAGGTCATCACCATCTATGATTTGAAGATTCAAATGGAATTCAAGGGCGAAGTCGAAGGTACAGAAGCCTCCGGTTCCATTACTTGTCCTGAGGTTTCCTATGATTTGGGTCCTTCCGATTACGTTTTTGAAACGGACGTGTATGAAGCCaccaaagaaaaggaaccaGTGAAACAATTTGTTCGCGAGAAGTTACTACCCAAGGTTCGTGAATTTTTGAGTAACCTTTCCCGAGTTTTGCTGGAAAATCATGGCAACGACGTTTACTTGTCATCCGAAGAACACAATGGAAATGCTGCTCGGGGACTTCCTAGTCACAGTAGCCTTACTGCTCAGCAAAAAATCGGTAAAACCTCTATCAACACACCTAGCAAGGTTGCTACTTCCCTCCCTGCCAGTTCTGGTTCGGACGGTACTCATGCTTCTGCAGTCGTCAACACTTCGGACATCTCTGAAAACTTTAGCTTTGATGCTCCTGCTGACGAGCTTTACGTCACCTTGTTGGATCCTGCACGTGTCGCTGCTTGGTCTCGTGCTCCTCCTCAGCTTGATGTTCGTCCTCAGGGTCCCTTTTCCCTCTTTCATGGCAACGTCGTCGGACGTTTCCTTGTCctggaagaaaataaacgCATTGTACAGACCTGGCGTTTAGCTGCCTGGCCCACTGGCCACTATGCTGAAATCAGCTTCAGTTTTGACCAAGCTGATACTTACACCACATTGCGCATGGTCATGAAGGGAGTGCCCATTGGTGAAGAAGAGATGGTTCAAAACAATATTATGAATTACTACATCCGTCCTATTAAAACTATCTTTGGTTTCGGCGCTGTCCTATAAAATGTTTTGGATCGAAGTTATCTCTGcgttgaaaaaaatttatgtcaaaaaaaaggtgatGGCTTAAGTTATTTCTCATATATGTCCTTTTCATATAGATTTTCAGTGATCAATCCTTTGTCAAATGGAGACGGGTTAGCTCAAAGAAGAGTTTTACAGCCATCTGTAATCCTTGTTGATAATTTCAAACTAATACTTTGAAAGGATTCAATCCCATTTGTCGTTTATGGAATGATAGATCTACGTTTTACGTTAACAATAATTACTCCCAGTAAGATTTTTAATGAGAAACAAGTTTTTTAATTACATATTGTCATTATTACTGAAGTATATCTTTGATATAGACTTTTTTTGCTATAAACGAAGAAATAGCATACCAAAAAGGTCGCTGACCTTAGTATAATGAATCagttttttcaataacACTGCGTTTAGATGCTACACGTATAAAATAGCATAAaaccttcaaaaaatgcCATTCAATCACTATGACAATTGTAGCACAGTTAAAGCCAACTTGTACTTACACATTTTAAGAAGATAGTAAATGTTCACGTTCACGGGCAGCTCTGTCGTAATCACTTGTGATCTCATTTTGATCCTGATCCAATTCAGACTGCTGGGATTCCAAAGCATTTAGCTCTGTAGATCGACTGACTGGGCGAGGAGTTGGAGTATGGTGTTCCTTTATTCTCCTATACTTGTGTACTAACAAAATAAAGGTGCCAATAGTGATAATACCACTTAAAACAATCCCGATGACATTTGCTGTAGTGGAAGTATTGGCTGCCAAACATACTCCGGCATACACAGGAACAAGGTACTTGAAgcaagaaaaccaaaatgcAATCGACCAGCCGACATAAGATACGTGGGGAATAGTACTGAAAAAGACTGTCGTAAAATGAGTTGGTAAAAAACTAAGACGAATTAGCCAAATAAGAGGATagcttccttcttcaagaaTTTTGACAAATGTGCCGTAATGCTCTTGATGTCGACTTCGAAATTCTTGAGCTTTCTCTTCTAAAAAGTAGCGATATCCTAGAAATGCAATGGACTCTCCAAGAAAGATGCCCCAGACAACGGTCCAAAAACCGACGTTAAGACCCCATACAGCTCCTACGACAATAGATATGGGATCTTGACCGGCTAATGGGGGTACTGAAGATGCAGCGATCAAGCCTAGCGGAATCAAAAATGAGAATTGATGACGAGAAAGCCTTTTAGCAATTGGTAAAACTGCATGCAATATTTCTTCGTGGTAAACAgataataataaaaggGAAGTTATAAGGAGGATTGAGAGAGAAATTAGCCCGATCTAAAGGTTAAAATGTTGATTTACGTTGAATTCTGGTTGTAACTTACAACTTTAGGCACTGTTCTAGATTGAGCCATTTTTGATGTTACAGATTTTCATTAGAATGACTTGAAATGCTTATATCAGTCTTCTTTAGGCCTGTTCACATTGTAGTCCGTGGATAGGTAATTTTTGGGATCGCTGATGGTTGATATGTGAAGACTCcaaagcaaaagtaaaCACCAAGCAGTTTCGAAATTTGACTTTAATAGATATTACCAACTTTCTTTACATTAACTATGCTACTTACGGACGTCTGGAGGAAGATATGGAGCTGAATGATACGCCTGGAAGTTACAATAATCTATATTTAAAGGAAATATAGCAAGCCGCATAAAGATGTCCCTACCGGTTTTATTCTCTCTACAAATATAATCCCCGTATGCTTTATGCGGTTGCGTTCCGTTAGCGTATATAATTACCGTAAAAGCAGTGGTAGATTGAAAGCTAAAGAAACCGTTGTCattaattttattcttcatCGACAAAAATTAAGTTAAGTTCAAAAATTGCTTAAGAAAGCGGACATATCAAGCATAAGTTTATTAAAGGCTGCTGTAGAGTACAGCCAATAAAGTCTGGTAGCTTTCTCTTGTGTTTAAATTCTTctcgttttcttcagtTGGAGACATCGCATATTTCGCAAAGGCTTCCATATCATCCTGCATTAGATTAGTAAAAGGACTTTTAAAGTAAAATTCCACATACCTCTTTTAAAATGGATAACTGGGCTAATAACAAAATGATGGGAAAGTTAGAAAGGCTGCCATCTTTTACGGCATCATGATCAAAAAGCTTTGCCAACTGTCTCAAACGACCAGTCTCATCAGCTGTTTCTATAACTGTCGGCAATGCTGTATTATGCTTGGCAAACATGGGAGTAGGTTCTTCTGGGAATCCATCTGTTAAGGTTACGAG contains:
- a CDS encoding SNARE associated Golgi protein gives rise to the protein MAQSRTVPKVIGLISLSILLITSLLLLSVYHEEILHAVLPIAKRLSRHQFSFLIPLGLIAASSVPPLAGQDPISIVVGAVWGLNVGFWTVVWGIFLGESIAFLGYRYFLEEKAQEFRSRHQEHYGTFVKILEEGSYPLIWLIRLSFLPTHFTTVFFSTIPHVSYVGWSIAFWFSCFKYLVPVYAGVCLAANTSTTANVIGIVLSGIITIGTFILLVHKYRRIKEHHTPTPRPVSRSTELNALESQQSELDQDQNEITSDYDRAAREREHLLSS
- the aha1 gene encoding chaperone activator Aha1 encodes the protein MSATSVNPNNWHWTSKDCRIWTREYLDNELTKVSVDEGDKKAAITRVISCEGDVDVAMRKRKVITIYDLKIQMEFKGEVEGTEASGSITCPEVSYDLGPSDYVFETDVYEATKEKEPVKQFVREKLLPKVREFLSNLSRVLLENHGNDVYLSSEEHNGNAARGLPSHSSLTAQQKIGKTSINTPSKVATSLPASSGSDGTHASAVVNTSDISENFSFDAPADELYVTLLDPARVAAWSRAPPQLDVRPQGPFSLFHGNVVGRFLVLEENKRIVQTWRLAAWPTGHYAEISFSFDQADTYTTLRMVMKGVPIGEEEMVQNNIMNYYIRPIKTIFGFGAVL